Within the Ostrinia nubilalis chromosome 12, ilOstNubi1.1, whole genome shotgun sequence genome, the region tatcaaaagggtggtttcatgcgaatttgaagaaaatatttcacccccaagggtggaaaattggggatgaacttttttatacgcaatattttcaatttttagtttttttttgtgttcacgcatttgaagtcggttttattttttaaaaaagttaatgtaagagtcaatttatttgtaatattatttttttgctgGTCTTAAAGCATCACTGGCCAATGTgtcaattaaaaacaaaacaatgtcattttaatttgaaattcgaaggcCATGTTTAGGAAAAAAGAAAAccacattattattttcttttttgacatttcgaCTATGCCAGCCAGCGcccaaaaaaatataatcttcTTATAGGTTGAAGTCTGGGTTAGACCGTGTAGGTATGAcacggctgagttgcaccacctaattttgcccgtaactataacgataaccggtgctttttgtggagtttgacagatttctgacgtttgtcaaagttaaacccAGCCTAAGGCGGAGTTGCACCAACGTATATTAACCTTATCAATaacattaaccggtgctttttgtatggagtttgacagattttttgtcaaagttaaagtaagatggtgcaactcagccttaaaaataAGCTATTTTTCGGTCTGTCTAGATTTCTACCGCACCCCGCTGCAGCTATATCCGGGGCTGCTGCCGGCGATCGAGCAGGAGTACAGGAAGAGGACCGGCAACGTCTTCAAGAGTATGTATCAACGTATGGAATATCTATCTGAATGTGTCTGTGCTAGGGTTGTCTTTACGAGTATTTTAAATGCACATTTAGGTGCGAACCGTGTGACGTAAGACGGccacaatttaaaattaacccTACACTGCATTCAGTTCCTTATGTGGGACAACCAATATAATTGTTGCTTTTTCTGATTTGAGCCAAGTAGCGGCATCTATCATTACGTAAATAAAGTGACAACAACCAATAGCATCCATTTATTGCATTAGTTGAAATTAGGTGGCAGCACTATCTCGCTTAATCAGtcatttaattgaaaattttgaACGTCAGCCACGCGCCGTGCGTattcattttgaaaatttaattaaaaatagttgTTTATGGAATGCAACAGTGGATAAATTGTTTTCATGTCGAAATATCAGTGATCTAAACAaatgtaagtatatttttttgatttggcCGTGTTTCGATACTAAATTTTTACAATTACTGTGTGTTCCCGATGTGTCACTTCATGCAGTGATGATACAATTTTAGATATGTATACTAATGGTATGATGTTGATTATTTTTGCATAGTGGCGAAGAAAACCTCATCCAGCGCTCAAATCCAAAATTATTTGACAATACTATTAGGCAATGAAGATGAACTAGACTCCTCAGGCCGAAAGTGACGATGACATTGCCTCAATTAGATCTACCCTCAACAAACTTTCTGAAATATTTAGCAATAAGTACGGATGACGAAGAGCAATTTTTTTCACTGAACAGGTATGAATTCGCTGCACCATTATCAGGGTCATATGCTGGTGATATGCAGCAGCATAATATACCAAATCCTAGTGGTTAGATCCTGCTGTTCCCTACATTCAGATTCGTGATGCAGTTGGCTTCACGAACACGTCAATCAACAATTGTTTCTTCCGCGTCTGCTGCAAAAGACGCTTCTCCTACGTCTGCTGTTTCCGTCGCCAGAATAAAGCAAAATATCAgctggaaaaaaaaattaccatCCAACAAATCTTCGAGTTTTGAGGGCAAACCGATCTAGAACCAGAAGTTGAAATTCCTTTGCAATATTTCTTGTAATTATTTGCCATTGATAAGAAATACCATGTCAGTAAGTAAACCAGTTTGAAAAATTCAGCAATATCTACACTTCAATAACAATACAACTCAGCCACCAGCAGGCACTGCAGGATACGATCGTCTCCATAACTCAGACATCTAATAGAAATCCTAAAAAAATATCAAGCTTATACCCAAATGAGAAGCATTGTCAGTGGATGAGCAGATGTGCGCTACTAAGGCCTCTATCATGCTGCGCCAGTATTTACCTAATAAGCCTCATAAATAGGAGTAATACTTGATAACTACTACACATGCCCTGTATTGATTACGCTTCAATTTAGGTAGGTCATTGCATGCAGTGCCACATatggaacaaaataaaaaaatcaattttctccTCAActactagttttttttaattttagctgTTCTTCCCGTGTTCTAGACCACAAATATTacctgaaaagatttttttttctaaaaacaaaaaaatcatgcAGTGTAGGGTTAAGCAATGCTATGGAAAGATATCATCTATGTTatcataaaagcgaaaggtcactgactgattgactcactcactcatcacgaaatctcagaaactataagtgctaggagtcatacattttgcatgggggtttcttttGGAACGTAGGTGCTTACTAAGGACGGATttcacgaaactccacccctaagggggtaaaacgggatccatgcgtacgaagtcgcgggcggccgctagttacctTATAATGGTagcaggatgcaggccgctaccaatctgGAAATTAAtgaaggaggcctatgtttagtagtggacgtcttaataatgataaatacctAAAGCGGAGTAAATTCTTGATAAGttattctttttatttgaagaaattCAAGGGCAGAGAAGTTTTAACTAGGGTAGAGCtctgtttttataaaaatttgttCGGAACTTCATTAAATAGGCATAGTCAACCTGATTCTAATTAAATTGCAAATGAAGTAATACTTGAAACTAAAACGAGGTTTCATGAATTATTCAAAGTTTTAAGAAgccctattttaatttttcgctCTAATAATTTCCAAAACCCATTTAGAACTTCTCCATTTGAAACACATTTTGTACATTAGCACAGAATTTATCTTCATCTGactcaatattaataacaattctacgaattAAAGAAAGAGTGAGTCTTTGAAATTGTAAATTATAGGTAAAGGGCGTTAAAGGTAATTTAAACTTTGATTGAACTTAGCTGGAAATAGAGCAACAATTATTCTCAGTTCTCACCGTTTCATTTACAATAAAACTGAATACAAGCATAATTCAGTGATCTACTAGCGCCCTTAATGAAATATTAGTAATAGAAAAAGATCATAGAATTGTTGTTGTTTTTGCTTTGCTACATCCTCAGTTGAAAAAATAACAACGACTTTATCGAATTCAAATCGATTCCTTATCGATATCGTTACATTGTCTATGTAGTTACGAGTGGAATCTGATCATGGCTAGCTATTTCAGATATTTGGCTTTTGCCTAGCGCTATAGCTAACTAAAAAAGTGAActcgtttgaaaaaaatacttgccaaaaacaaatgaaaactagcatttatttttttattgcactcgCAATCTTGGCTCCATTTCTGTAGCCAGCCAGCCCTCGAAGTAGGAATGCTGTGTTCCAACGTGTTAATATCCGGGGGAGATGGTTATCAGGATGCTGTCTGCGGATTCAATAGCAACATACGCCTAGCGCGGAGTTGGATGTACTCGTAGAATCGCTAGCACTTAATAAGACTGTAGGTACtatatttttgtagcaaaatcgcacttattaTAACTGCATAAGATAGATGGATAGacagtatttatttgtctcaaaacagatAATTGGTGTGAAACTTGAAGCGATGATGTCCGCCTGTACCTTAATACGAGTATTTCGTTAAGAGGATAAAGAAATGTAGCTATgttagtgtcaaccactcaactaaatactacttccttctcgtgtatttgtttgcaaactattactataataacgttctaaatacagggtgtcccgtaatgtaacgtcaagccggaactgggtgttgaggcaagttgtgctggttatcagaaaaatataaaaaaaattctatgtaTAAGATtgtaaactttcgcgttccatttgaacttcaatggagaaacacgggtctctactcgacatttttatatgagttacatacaaCATAcctatgtactcacggcttgacgtttcggctgtgaagctgcagccgtggtcacaagcagacagACTGAACTGTCTTAATTATGTATTTCCTGAATACTTCCCTTAAGGTTTTACTTTTCGAGTAATGTGAGACTGATGTCTTGTCTTTGTCTAGTTTGGTCTCGTAGTGATAGGTAGATACCTACAGTGATCTAAATCAAGCCCCAAGGGTCGATTGCCATGTCCAAGGGGTTTACGCAACGGACAATaaatttaggctgggttgcaccatcttactttgatttaaacaaacgtcaaaaaaatctgtcaaaatctttttttttttatgtgacaggaggcaaacgaggaGTAAATCGATACAAAATACatcagttatcgttatagttacgttcaaagtcaggtggtgcaactcagcctaaaattgTCAGTTATCGAAGTAAATGTTTTAACCTATGTTTCTGTGACGTATTTCAATAAAACCCACATTTAATGGTACGGCTTTTTATTACCTTTAACACCATTACAAACAATCACATTATCTCTATGCAAACGACGCGTACACCGCAGAGCGAGAGGGGAGAGGGGAGGGGAAGACCGTAGCTGAAAACGTTTCGTTTCTCACACTCTCCCAcacttattctaatgaataaacTTATATATTAAAATCACTTATGTAGTTTTACTAGAGCCACTGTTCACAGGAATTAGCCTCACTGTAACTCTAATTCCTGTGAGCAGTGCAACATTTGATTAACATGCCTTTTCCACTGAGCTCCTTCTACATCTATGATATAGGTCATACCTGGTACACACTCCTCTAGCAAACTATCTTATATTTTACTTTCTGTTTTaccataatttgtatatttGCAGACCACATGCTGAGTAAAGAATTACTTGGGCAGGATGAGAAGAGGAGTTCGAAAACTGCTCTCTCCATGATGCTGCAGGGGAAGCAGGATCCTTACTATGCGTAAGCTATTTTCAATTCTATCACTCTATTCATAAGGTCTATTGGTCATATTtgattttgggtatttcgagcaTGGCGCTGTGACGTGCTATGCTTAGTAGAgtcactaatgcccgttttcaccatcaatccctaatttttaagtgacaacAAAATTCTtgctatttgttaccataggggtcacttaaaaattggggattgatggtgaaaacgggcattaagtTTTCTAAATACCTGTCAACCAAATTAAGAATCACTATAATCTTCTAAATAGTCAACCAAAttaagaatcatcatcatcatttcagtcataggacgtccactgctgaacataggcttaaTTACTGAATTAAGAGTACCTCgcacataataattaatactcaATAGGTACTCAGCATTTATTGCTTATAGTTTCACAATGAGGATATTATATTTTTGCTGATCACTTTTGGTGGTAAAATGGTCCAAAATAATATTCGAACTTAACGTTGCGCTTTGGacgaattaaaataattgtggTCCAGAAAAGCTACATAAATTGATTCACCACAATTTGCGTTGTGGTTACTTTGCTGTTCAATCGTTGATGAATTTTAATAGCCCAACCGCAACGtagtttaattacttttaatcattaatattaaactttCAGATATACACAAAACGATTTTACTTATTCTGATACATACACGCATCATTAACAACTGTGCTAATTGTagctataataaaataaataaataaatagcaagtGAAAACTATACCTAATCTAAGACCCCACAATTTAATCAGAATGAATAATGCCTGATCTGAAATTACGCAGCTTGCAATATTAACAACAATGTAGATTAAAAACACTCAGTAATTGTAGAGCCAATAATTACAgataaaaaaccaaaaaacccTATCACTATTTTGTCTTTTTATAGCAAATTAAAAAGGAGAATGAAGTCGAAACCATTAATCGAACTCCATCTAGTTTACGTGGGGAGTTGAGTAATGGGAACTATTTGCCAGTGAGGCTCATTAGCAGTGAGTCCGACGtagttttaattgtttaatttaaatgaaCACTTGATCAATATTGCAGGAACACGGGACATTTTTGTCCTTACGGAAAGTAGCGAGCTCGagctgtaggtaggtaggtacattctaATTATTCTTAAAAGTTGTGATTGTGTATGGAGGCTTCCAAAATGTTTCTAGTTATCGACGTAGTCTTGAAAGACCTCGCTGAAAATTAAGTAGCTTATGATGACCTTAGCGTGTTCATTGTAGGCCTCTTGACGAATAAATTTCGTTTAAAACCTACCAAGAAAACGACAACCTGTCAACAAGGTTACAAGATTAATGTAGCGCTATGAAAAGTAGCGCTAGATTTCAGATATGAGATTTTCTTGAATTGCCAAAGTTTTCACCTACGTCGCTTCGTATGTACCAGTCGTCCATGCCGCTGTCGCTTACTGTGGTTTTCACGCTATATCTACTGAACAATTGCAATTAAATTGACACTATCAATTTCACCAGAACATTAGAATATTAGAACTCTTTTGAAAAAGGTCTATCgtcttagagcgctttcacatttaggcgatttagcagcgcgacaaacgcgcgacagatgcgctgccgaaaatttcatactatgtgacagcagagcagatgcatgccttcacataaTGTGAACGCCGCTGCtgcgctgcagtcgcgctactaacgccctaatgtgaaagcgctctattACTTAATCTTATACCTCTAGTTAAATAAACTAGAGTTAAATGTCTGGTGCATAACTGTAGTTATTTGTTTGTTGCAGACTCAAAACTCCACGTGAAGACTTCGTAGATTTAACAAGAGTAGATATTAATTAAACTAATTCTGCATTCCGCGATGTACATGTTATTTGTTTAGGGTTTTAGTATGCTGAAACTTTTAGCTTTAAAATAAGACATGTTACTACATTAttcaataaagaaaaatatttaaaatgtaaaagttaTTAGTTCTTAAAGACATTAAATTCAGCTGCTGAAAATAACAGTAAATGGTTTTTATCTTTTGTCACAATTGCCTAATGCCTATACTAGAAATTGGTAATGAAGCAAcgaattatgtaattaattatggTAGATGGAATGTCAATATCGTAATTGTTCAAATTCACGATATTACCTATGAGTAGGGTACCATCGCTTGTATTGTATGTATAACAATTAGTTGGCAGTAATtatattgataaattaatagCAATTACCTGTAATTCTACTCTAATTATTCATATTTAAGAAACAATCTGTACTGTGTATTAAGTTAAAACAACTGTTTGTATGTATATTATATTGTatgataaataacaataaaatattatcacaccatttttaatttttcaaacaaatctcccaaattcaaacaataaaattaccttGGGTACTACATTTAGTTACTTGTTTAGTTGTCATAAATTGGGACCTAAATACTTCACAATAGAAAACTTGTAGAGTATTAGTCTGTATTAATTTCTACACACTAAATACCTACCTGAAACCAAACACACGAAGACAATACATCCTTGTCGTATTAGAAACGTACCTGTAGATGTAAAGACAGTGTTTGCTGTAATCAGTTTATGCTATCTACACAAGCGTGAAGACGCATTGAAATGCTCGTGTTGGGTGTACCACACGACACACGTCGTGGTGTATAGAACTATGGAAGACATACCTATGTCTTCCATAGTTCTATACACCACCTCAACAAGTAAACTATTTCATAGAAACAGTTACTAAATAGAAACTTACTACGTGCTGAAAACATTAGCCAAAATGACTTCTAGGGCATCCTAGCTAGAGAGTTTTGCGTTGTGGGTTTTTACGGAACTGACTAGTTCCCAGAGACTCACTTAGCCTGCTTCCACGGATAGGCGTCAaaatgaaaccaactttataaCAATCCATGTAACTAAGTGACCTCAAATGTTACAAATAAGAGCCTCAGCATGCAtgcgtgagttgtgcattagtttttacataagtatctgcattctacagaagctgcagGTGcaggtgaaaatcgcgccataaGTTCTTAGCCTAAGATGGAAGGTAAGCTAACAATCTATTCAATTTAGGAAAGTTCTAGGGGTTTGTGATCCACATGTTGAGTACCACCTCCGTAGACTATGTCAGCAGCGCAGGTACAATAGATCCGATGGAGCAAAATGGAGGGCCTTGTAATGGCGAGTGGCTTACGGCGCCATTGAGCGCGGCGCCTCGACCGGAACGCCGCTTATGGGATTGGAATGGATTGAACGAAACCAATGAGctaaatttaatttagttttctatGTAATACGGTCTATTTATTATTAGGATAGTTAAGTCCAATATAATGGGAATGAACGAGAATAGCGAGGAAAGATTACTATGGTCGTGAAATTCTGTCTAGAcgtattgttattttataataggcatagctgggcattaactcgttaatccgttaatcgttaattaacgaagttaacatttctattaacggattaacttttaagttaactttaaaaaatgttaacggactcgttaacaacaaggcaatgttatggtaccattgagctggtctgatgatggagtcaggaggtggccatagaaactcctaaatgaaacggcggaatcgcatcgaatttgggttaaTTGGATTTGTCTTTGTGAGCGCTTTAGTACTAGAAGaagtccagggtcctgatgatgaagtcaggaggtggccataggaattcctaaacgaaacgatggaaacttatcgagtttgggtttgttggatttgtcttttcaagcactttggtactaaattgtattgtaattgtaccaaagctctgagattgagatacaactaaaaagtgtataataaataaataaaactttttttaaaacaagcttttattctgtaatgcagttgtactaaaacgaaaaaaaaattgtacttaaattaggcAAGGtttatcgcgcatggaatttattccttttttatgtttgcgctacaaagctttcgaaattgtttgaaccttgcataggtacaatattttttttcgttttattatcacgtattaacggattaacgattaacgttaacttgcgttaaatcgtccgaaatgtaacgttttaatgtttaacgaagttaatttttttagtaacggtttaacgattaacgaagttaactatttgtttaacggtgcccagctatgataaTAGGTACCTGAAGGTCGAACCAGGATTctccattaaaaaaatactacgttatttttattacaataaattcaTTCACCATCTCTTCAATGCATACCTACCATTAATACCAGACTTGATGTCGCAAGATTTCAATTTCTCCGTCTTATATTAGGAAAGGATTTTGATCTTTAAAGATGAATGAACTTTTGAGAGTGTCTACTGTCCTGTCTACAGATTATTCTCGATTCGCGAAATCGATATTGTCTATTGTACAGGGTGgatgtttttttaaaattagcaACGCTTGATTACTTGAAAACGTTCGAGGTAGGGACGCGTAGGAGATAAGTAAGAAACTGTGCATAATTTCACACAAATTTTTAGTCACTACGGAACGTTTCATGAAACAACAGCGTGCTTTTTGTTTGGGTAATTTTTGGCCCACTCTGTATTTAGATATTTCATAACTCAAATAATATGTACATAACTAAACATTAAAATTGGTATAAAGCATTATGCTATATTGAAGAGGAACAAAAGTTTAATTAGGAATTTAATTTGTTATGCGATTGTACGAGTGCTCATAATGTTAGCAACAATCCAGACTACCTaccatttcaaaataattaactaagcCACAAATTCTAAATCATTATACTTAATTTAGGAATACAAATCCCGGTATTTTTAATCTATTCTAATGTAGCTTTGATACTATAAGTCTAGCGCTACGAACTGGTAACCGCTTCGTTGGATGTGTTTGAGTTGATATTGTAAAACTAACTGAGCATATTTGATGAGGTGCTGCTCAGTTATTATAGGATGGAGCAGCCGATGCGTAGGGTTCCAAGAAGATCAGTTACTAACGAGTGATAAGTGAAACATTTGCTCAGCTATCTCAGAAACTATTATTGTTTTAACGCTAAAGTTGTATGAAATTAGTTTAATTTTAGGGTATTTGCCCTTGAAATGTACCTTCTCGTATCTGCGAAAGATTTGATAGAGtggaatagattttttttttatttgtgtccaAATAGGATAACAAATTGTATAAATATTATAGATACAGCAAACTTAAAAACTTGTTTGTTAGATAGCAATATTTCTGTTTAGGTATTAAATCAACCTGAATTTTCTTGCTTCTACGAAATTTGCAGcaagaaaagaaacaaaatggGACACATTTCTCCagctacaaaaatatttttaaacccaTTTGAAGCTAAAAGAAGTTAGAGAAGTTCTTCACTCTAAAAACCTTTATAAAAAGTGCTACTTTACTAAAGCACTTTAAGAAACAGCAGCCctgaattactttaatattttcaatcaaTCTAGTCATCGTAATTTTCCCGCTCACACCTCGCAGcgtgatgaaaataaaatatcagaATTTTTAAAAAGCGGCCATAATGAATCCGGATGAGATAATATTGTGAGTGCTGCCAGATCCCTGTAATCCCGGAGAGATGTTCCAGGCTAGTGATGCCGAAAATAATCGAATTAGTTATAAATTAATCGATAGTGTTCACACATTATAACTAAATTTTCAATTGTATTTACTTTCGGCTTGATCGAATTATGATAGATTTGGCATTGACATTGTAAATGCTAGTTTTCTTTATCAATCCTAATCTATCCGTCcatcaactgtcaaatttcaatatgTTTTTGAGAGAAATATCAAGGGTTTTCAATGTGtgtacattttaaaattgtttttttttaagcaATACTAATTGTAGATATTTGATCGAAAACTgattgaaatttgacagttgaaggACGGATTTGGACTGGGATTCATTATAGAAAATCGGCATAAATCTTTCAATTTGATTGATTAACAACTTTGATTTATCGCTCGGTACCTTTAATCGATTTTTGGGTCATAAATATGTCGATAGTATCGATTTATTACTCGACTTACACAATCGATGGCACCACACCACACTCGAAGTCGATTTGTTTTCGTTTCAATAACAGCTTTTAGGGGATCCATGTTTTTGAAAGGGCAACCTCCGAAGGGCGGTGTTAGAGAGTTCTATTAACTTGTTAAAAATGAGCACTCCGTAGAAGCACTTCTTGTCTTCAGTTTCTTTATGATGGGGTCTGTTAAGCTCCTAATTGATGTTTTTGATGACTCTACATCTGCGAAGAGTTGTTTTGCAGGTACAACAACACCATATTATACCTATGTCGGATAAAACAAAAACCACCAAAAACCTATTGTAtgatttttaaattgtattaaggcttggtatttctgctaaagtaggtatttcgcgctgtcaaaatctgcgcgcgcaatactttgccgaagacagcgcgccaaagagctctcgcggctacacagtatagaaatacgcagtttagaaatacgcagttggttaggttaggttgacttccttccgttcaagcgtcacactcacagcactttctaatacaaatcatatccaagtgatacaaattaaaacaactttcaaaatttttgggaatatattttagaatcgaataaatatagaatataactgccaaagtaaacacggttcaaagaggcgtggcgtcacccgaccttccggaagttccgcgccggctaaaagaatttcaagattacgtcacccgacctatcggtagatcctcgggagcttgagcgattgaaaaaacattttatgatcagttatgttactcgtagtagcgattatttagagcttggataataaattatagttgttgcaattcacaaagctttgcatgtggttaattacattaatcagtacacgcatcaattttgttcagtctttttgtttatttagtatgatatttttatataaataaaaatatcatactaaaattgcatacatatttgtttgtattggtctgggtgttttctttccataatttatgtataacgtatgtacggggctctgtatcgaaaatcactatgagcaataagcatcacacacggttacctggagtgcattaccgcagcaaaaagcttgccatcttgaatgaacggtataatatcgaggtttcgtcagtacagttgcgaacaaaggtgtttgtgtagtgtagttgagttgagaggtcagattattgaaataataaaacgaacattttattttttaaatacattttaaaaataatttacattacagataacaatgagaggatgacattgcaaggtggtgccagtccagtcttaaatccgttgatatatgctgcatctgccatgtttttggctaaaagattcttctatcttgcagtttagacttttattacagacctcagacagtatttttggaaaacttttacgcatggtggaggaagggacgctctagagactcaagtctagaaggagtcacatgaactccaagttttaaatccgttgacatctgctgcatctgccatctttttggctagaggtttcttctatcttgcagcttagacctttagctacagaccttagacagtatttttgaaacattcttacgcatggtggaggaagggacgctctagagcagtggttcttaaccggtggtccgcggaccact harbors:
- the LOC135076548 gene encoding uncharacterized protein LOC135076548 isoform X2, with translation MKETIVSVLALLAVASIRCSELGKDGFNYYKDFLRARSDEAMLEGPSPGERMLYFYRTPLQLYPGLLPAIEQEYRKRTGNVFKNHMLSKELLGQDEKRSSKTALSMMLQGKQDPYYANTGHFCPYGK
- the LOC135076548 gene encoding uncharacterized protein LOC135076548 isoform X1, with the protein product MKETIVSVLALLAVASIRCSELGKDGFNYYKDFLRARSDEAMLEGPSPGERMLYFYRTPLQLYPGLLPAIEQEYRKRTGNVFKNHMLSKELLGQDEKRSSKTALSMMLQGKQDPYYALKTPREDFVDLTRVDIN